From a single Paenibacillus sp. FSL W8-0426 genomic region:
- a CDS encoding glycoside hydrolase family 16 protein: protein MKPFHFMEKRLVKKVLGLFLVIVMLASIGVMPASKVQAAGTTVTSMDYFSPADGPVISKSGVGKASYGFVMPKFNGGSATWNDVYNDVGVNVKVGSSWVDIDQAGGYIYNQNWGHWADGGFNGYWFTVSATTDIQLYSKANGVTLEYRLVFQNINKTTITAMHPTQGPQITAGFTGGAGFTYPTFNNDPAVTYEAVAEDLKVYVKPVNSSTWIDIDNNAASGWIYDHNFGQFTDGGGGYWFNVTESINVKLQSKTSSANVVYTIIFNEPVRHSYVITPYEGTTFTADANGSVGIPLPKIDGGAPIAKELGNFVYQININGQWVDLSNSSQSKFAYSGNGYNNMSDANQWGYWSDTIYGLWFQPIQVDMQIRIGYPLNGQTGGNVGSNFVNYTLIGNPNAPRPDISDQEDIAIGTPTDPAIAGMNLIWQDEFNGTTLDLSKWNYETGYYLNDDPGTWGWGNAELQHYTNSSQNIFVQDGKLNIRAMNDIRSFPQDPSRYAQYSSGKINTKDKLSLKYGRVDFRAKLPTGDGVWPALWMLPQHSVYGTWAASGEIDVMEARGRLPGSTSGTVHFGGQWPMNQSAGGEYHFPEGQTFVNDYHVYSVVWEEDHIKWYVDGKFFYKVTNEQWYSAAAPNNPNAPFDEPFYLIMNLAIGGNFDGGRTPNASDIPATMQVDYVRVYKEQ from the coding sequence ATGAAACCATTTCACTTTATGGAGAAACGATTGGTGAAAAAGGTACTTGGTTTGTTCTTAGTGATTGTAATGCTGGCCAGCATTGGCGTAATGCCTGCTTCGAAAGTTCAGGCAGCGGGAACTACGGTGACCTCGATGGATTACTTTTCGCCCGCAGATGGACCTGTAATCTCCAAATCAGGGGTTGGCAAAGCCAGCTACGGATTTGTCATGCCTAAATTCAACGGAGGCTCGGCGACGTGGAACGATGTTTACAATGACGTCGGTGTCAATGTGAAAGTAGGCAGCAGCTGGGTGGATATTGATCAAGCCGGCGGTTATATCTATAACCAAAACTGGGGGCACTGGGCCGATGGAGGCTTTAACGGCTATTGGTTCACGGTCTCGGCAACCACCGATATTCAACTATACTCCAAAGCAAATGGCGTTACACTTGAATATCGGCTTGTTTTTCAAAATATAAACAAAACGACCATCACGGCGATGCATCCGACACAGGGGCCGCAAATAACGGCAGGTTTCACAGGCGGCGCGGGATTTACATATCCGACATTCAACAATGATCCGGCGGTAACTTATGAAGCCGTTGCCGAGGATTTGAAGGTATATGTAAAACCTGTAAACAGCAGCACATGGATTGATATCGACAATAATGCAGCCAGCGGCTGGATCTATGATCATAACTTTGGCCAATTTACCGACGGCGGAGGAGGGTACTGGTTTAACGTTACGGAGTCGATCAATGTCAAATTACAATCCAAAACTTCTTCGGCTAACGTGGTCTATACCATTATCTTTAATGAACCCGTACGTCATTCTTATGTGATTACGCCCTATGAAGGAACAACGTTTACGGCAGATGCGAATGGCTCTGTCGGCATACCGCTTCCCAAAATTGATGGAGGTGCGCCAATTGCCAAAGAGCTGGGTAATTTCGTATACCAGATTAATATCAATGGGCAATGGGTGGATTTGAGTAATTCCAGTCAGAGCAAGTTTGCATACTCCGGTAATGGCTACAATAATATGTCTGATGCCAACCAGTGGGGATATTGGAGCGATACTATCTATGGCCTGTGGTTTCAACCGATTCAGGTGGATATGCAGATTCGTATCGGCTATCCGCTGAATGGACAGACGGGCGGAAATGTAGGCAGCAATTTCGTCAACTATACGCTGATCGGTAATCCGAATGCTCCGCGTCCAGATATTTCTGACCAAGAGGACATTGCTATTGGAACACCGACCGATCCGGCTATCGCAGGCATGAATCTCATTTGGCAGGATGAATTCAACGGCACCACGCTTGATTTGAGTAAATGGAACTATGAAACAGGTTATTATCTCAATGACGATCCCGGTACCTGGGGTTGGGGCAATGCGGAGCTTCAGCATTACACGAACAGCTCTCAAAATATTTTTGTGCAAGACGGGAAGTTGAATATCAGGGCGATGAATGATATCAGATCCTTCCCGCAGGATCCTAGTCGGTATGCACAATATTCCTCCGGCAAGATTAACACCAAGGATAAGCTTTCCTTAAAGTACGGCAGAGTGGATTTTCGTGCCAAGCTGCCCACAGGCGATGGGGTTTGGCCTGCGCTTTGGATGCTTCCCCAACATTCCGTATATGGCACATGGGCCGCATCGGGAGAGATCGACGTCATGGAAGCGAGAGGGCGCCTGCCTGGGTCAACGAGTGGCACCGTACACTTTGGCGGACAATGGCCGATGAACCAGTCAGCCGGCGGCGAATATCACTTCCCGGAAGGGCAAACGTTTGTCAATGATTATCATGTATACTCGGTCGTCTGGGAAGAGGACCATATTAAATGGTATGTTGACGGCAAGTTTTTCTATAAAGTCACCAACGAGCAGTGGTATTCGGCAGCCGCACCGAACAACCCGAACGCTCCTTTTGATGAGCCATTTTATCTTATTATGAACCTGGCGATCGGTGGAAACTTTGACGGCGGACGTACTCCGAACGCGTCTGATATCCCCGCCACTATGCAAGTTGATTATGTCCGAGTGTACAAAGAACAGTAA
- the map gene encoding type I methionyl aminopeptidase, whose amino-acid sequence MIAKTEEDINGLKEIGKIVASIRDELVQRTIPGITTKELDDIAGELFAREGAVSAPKSEYDFPGYTCISVNEEVAHGIPGDRVIQEGDLVNIDVSGSKNSYFADTGISFVVGKGEEVLTKLCEAAKQAFEAGLKKAKPGSKKSGIGKAVFQTAKQHGFTVIKNLTGHGIGHTIHEAPDHIYNYNDLSDDELLKEGMVIAFEPFISTLEEEVFQKDDGWTFATAKSSVAQLEHTIILTKNGPMIITL is encoded by the coding sequence ATGATTGCAAAGACAGAAGAAGACATCAATGGGTTGAAGGAAATTGGGAAAATTGTTGCCTCTATTCGAGATGAATTGGTACAACGAACGATTCCTGGCATAACGACGAAAGAGCTTGATGATATTGCTGGAGAGCTTTTTGCCAGAGAAGGCGCAGTTTCAGCTCCAAAAAGTGAATATGATTTCCCTGGTTATACTTGTATCAGCGTTAATGAAGAAGTGGCACATGGTATTCCGGGAGATCGGGTTATCCAAGAAGGGGATCTGGTAAACATCGATGTTTCCGGCTCAAAAAACAGTTATTTCGCGGATACGGGAATCTCGTTTGTCGTAGGCAAAGGTGAAGAAGTGTTAACGAAATTATGCGAAGCTGCTAAGCAAGCATTTGAAGCAGGACTTAAGAAAGCAAAACCTGGCTCCAAAAAAAGCGGGATCGGAAAAGCGGTATTCCAAACAGCCAAACAGCATGGATTCACGGTGATCAAAAATCTTACAGGGCATGGCATTGGACACACCATCCACGAAGCACCTGACCATATTTATAATTATAATGATCTATCGGATGATGAATTATTAAAGGAAGGCATGGTTATTGCATTCGAACCTTTTATCTCTACCTTGGAAGAGGAAGTATTCCAAAAAGATGATGGCTGGACCTTTGCTACGGCCAAGAGCTCTGTGGCACAATTGGAACATACGATAATCCTTACCAAAAATGGTCCGATGATTATCACGCTTTGA
- a CDS encoding DJ-1/PfpI family protein, translating to MKMAFVLFDGMTSMDLAGFYEAVTWLAILKAKENVSWTFCADKDEISDDRGLKMKSDAVLPDLGDFDLVFFPGGRSTRTLRFDEDFMRWIRTAENVSYKISICTGALLLGEAGFLHGKKATTNSSAYDLLAPYCAEVVAARVVRDGNTVTGAGVTASIDLGLYVVEMLTSTETVLQVQQKLEYPFYEPGNLRDVYKPNLR from the coding sequence ATGAAAATGGCGTTTGTATTATTTGATGGAATGACAAGCATGGATTTGGCTGGATTTTATGAAGCGGTGACTTGGCTGGCGATTCTGAAAGCGAAGGAAAACGTATCTTGGACATTCTGTGCAGACAAGGATGAAATTTCAGATGACCGGGGGCTGAAAATGAAATCCGATGCGGTGTTGCCTGATCTAGGTGATTTTGATCTGGTCTTTTTCCCTGGTGGCCGATCCACGAGAACGCTTCGATTTGATGAGGATTTCATGCGCTGGATTCGCACGGCAGAGAACGTGTCTTATAAGATTTCGATTTGTACCGGGGCTTTGCTATTGGGAGAAGCCGGTTTCCTGCATGGAAAAAAGGCTACGACCAACTCGTCAGCTTATGATTTACTGGCTCCCTATTGTGCGGAAGTCGTTGCTGCGCGTGTAGTGCGTGACGGTAACACGGTAACCGGTGCGGGAGTTACAGCTTCCATTGACCTTGGGTTATACGTCGTCGAGATGTTGACGTCCACGGAGACCGTTCTTCAAGTCCAGCAAAAGCTGGAGTATCCATTTTACGAACCTGGTAACCTAAGGGATGTCTATAAGCCGAATTTGCGATAG
- a CDS encoding ABC transporter substrate-binding protein, whose translation MKKFGSMMLAATLALALTACGDSNSAGSTDTAASGNSSNGTANKPVEITYWYSWGDKIAENNENLVKLFNESQDEVIVKAEYQGSYADQHSKAQAAFAAGNAPEVWQNEIASVGVFAESGMTQDLTSFVEKDKLDTEDFIPGLMGNSYVNGKLYALPYLRSTPILYLNRTMLKEAGLDPAGPKNWTEFEDYARKLTVKDERYGISMPVDIWFYEAFVRQSGGTMVSEDGKSAAFNNETGIAPVKLWLKMKDEGIMNIGTTDDAGTQAKTDFHNQRSAMLFSSTADLTNNMKVAEEQGFELGTTFMPANDTYGVPTGGANLVMTSGLSPEKQEAAWKFIKWMTSKEQTIYASSFTGYLPSRISAVESDEMKKLYEEKPLFKVAVDQLEYAGPRPMQKVYPEIGEIIKDEILRAVVDSSVTPEAAIAEAAKKADALLNK comes from the coding sequence ATGAAAAAATTTGGTTCTATGATGTTAGCGGCAACGCTTGCGCTTGCTTTGACGGCTTGCGGCGATTCCAACTCCGCTGGTTCAACCGATACGGCTGCTTCAGGTAACAGTTCCAATGGTACGGCCAATAAACCGGTCGAGATTACATATTGGTACTCTTGGGGTGACAAGATCGCCGAGAACAATGAGAACTTGGTGAAACTGTTTAATGAATCCCAGGATGAAGTGATCGTAAAGGCGGAATACCAGGGATCGTATGCAGACCAGCATTCCAAGGCGCAGGCGGCTTTTGCAGCGGGCAATGCCCCCGAAGTTTGGCAAAATGAAATTGCTTCCGTTGGGGTGTTCGCCGAATCCGGCATGACACAGGATTTGACTTCCTTTGTTGAGAAAGACAAGCTCGATACGGAAGATTTCATTCCAGGGCTCATGGGGAATTCCTATGTGAATGGCAAACTGTATGCTCTTCCTTATTTGCGCAGTACGCCGATTCTGTATTTGAACCGGACGATGCTGAAGGAGGCGGGACTTGATCCTGCCGGACCGAAGAATTGGACCGAGTTTGAAGATTATGCACGCAAGCTGACGGTGAAGGATGAGCGTTATGGCATCTCGATGCCTGTCGACATTTGGTTCTACGAAGCTTTTGTAAGGCAGAGTGGAGGAACGATGGTCAGCGAGGATGGAAAAAGTGCGGCATTCAATAATGAAACCGGGATTGCGCCCGTGAAGCTGTGGTTAAAGATGAAGGATGAAGGCATTATGAATATCGGCACGACCGATGATGCGGGTACGCAAGCCAAGACGGATTTCCACAATCAACGTTCTGCGATGCTGTTCTCCTCGACCGCGGACTTGACCAATAATATGAAGGTTGCCGAAGAGCAGGGCTTTGAACTCGGAACGACATTTATGCCTGCCAATGATACGTATGGAGTGCCGACAGGCGGTGCCAATCTGGTTATGACATCGGGGCTGTCCCCGGAAAAGCAGGAGGCGGCGTGGAAGTTCATTAAATGGATGACTTCCAAAGAGCAAACGATTTATGCAAGCTCCTTTACGGGATATTTGCCCAGCCGAATCAGTGCTGTGGAAAGCGATGAGATGAAGAAGCTTTATGAGGAAAAGCCGCTGTTCAAGGTGGCGGTAGACCAACTGGAATATGCGGGTCCGCGTCCAATGCAGAAGGTTTATCCGGAAATTGGGGAGATCATCAAGGATGAAATTCTTCGCGCGGTTGTGGATTCGTCCGTTACGCCAGAGGCAGCCATAGCTGAAGCAGCGAAGAAAGCCGATGCCTTGTTAAACAAGTAG
- a CDS encoding carbohydrate ABC transporter permease — MAMKSWLRILNVTATVALVAIFAVPFLWMISTSLKSYPETVIFPPKWIPSRIMWSNFQAAWESGPFLKYLMNSVIVSVSILLLQFTTIILAAYAFARYSFKGDKLLFGITMVTLMIPGQLIFLPVYLLLSKWGLINNLLALILPFSSSAFGIFMLRQSFKQVQEELIEAARLDQAPEWKIILKIMVPLARPTLVTFALFSFIAHWNDYFWPLVMTTSDAARTLPIGISKLREVDGGAAWHILMAGNMILVVPILIVFLFGQRQIIKAFVYSGVK; from the coding sequence ATGGCAATGAAGTCATGGCTGCGTATCCTGAACGTTACTGCCACGGTCGCATTGGTTGCGATTTTTGCAGTCCCTTTTCTATGGATGATTTCAACATCATTGAAGTCTTACCCGGAAACGGTGATCTTTCCACCCAAATGGATTCCTTCCAGGATCATGTGGAGCAATTTCCAAGCGGCGTGGGAATCGGGGCCTTTTTTGAAATACCTGATGAACAGCGTTATCGTATCGGTCAGTATACTCCTGCTTCAATTCACAACCATTATATTGGCAGCCTATGCGTTCGCAAGATACTCCTTCAAAGGAGACAAGCTGTTATTCGGGATCACGATGGTGACCTTGATGATTCCTGGTCAGCTTATTTTCCTGCCGGTGTATTTGTTGCTTAGCAAGTGGGGACTCATCAACAATTTGCTGGCACTCATTCTTCCTTTCTCCTCCAGCGCCTTCGGCATATTCATGCTCAGGCAGTCGTTCAAGCAGGTACAGGAAGAGCTTATTGAAGCGGCGCGACTGGATCAAGCCCCGGAGTGGAAGATCATTCTCAAGATTATGGTGCCCTTGGCACGGCCAACCTTGGTGACCTTTGCATTGTTCAGCTTTATTGCACACTGGAATGATTATTTCTGGCCGCTCGTCATGACCACCTCCGATGCTGCAAGAACGCTGCCGATCGGAATCTCCAAGCTGCGCGAGGTCGACGGAGGAGCCGCCTGGCACATTTTGATGGCTGGAAACATGATACTGGTCGTTCCGATCCTTATCGTTTTCTTATTTGGACAACGTCAAATTATTAAAGCATTTGTTTATTCGGGCGTAAAATAA
- a CDS encoding sugar ABC transporter permease, with the protein MTVWSRFRPYVMVAPSIVIFSIFFIYPIFYMIFLSFYNWDFINPVKEFVGFNNFVELFEDSAFLQVLSNSLNYTLLSVSLSIVISLLLAIWLNREGAWYGFVQGALFSPHIVSLVSVSLVWMWLMDPKFGLLNGLLDMVGLPKLEWLSSPDSSLLSLVLVSVWKGVGYNALIFIAGLQSIPKDVYEASALDEANWWRKFYKITLPMLSPTLFFLIIINLISSFQVFETIAIMTNGGPINSTNTLVFYIYEYGFRYFKIGYASAAGVILLLVVGLLTLVYFKLLSRKVHYQ; encoded by the coding sequence ATGACCGTGTGGTCCAGGTTCCGTCCCTATGTCATGGTGGCTCCCTCGATCGTGATATTTTCCATTTTCTTCATTTATCCGATCTTTTATATGATCTTTTTGAGCTTTTACAACTGGGATTTCATTAATCCGGTCAAGGAGTTCGTGGGCTTCAACAACTTTGTCGAGTTATTTGAGGATAGCGCATTTCTTCAGGTGCTGAGCAATTCCTTGAACTATACGCTTCTTTCCGTATCGTTATCCATTGTGATTTCGCTGCTGCTAGCCATATGGCTGAATCGGGAAGGGGCATGGTATGGGTTTGTTCAGGGCGCGCTTTTCAGTCCGCACATTGTTTCGCTTGTATCCGTATCCCTGGTGTGGATGTGGCTGATGGATCCCAAATTCGGTTTGCTAAATGGGTTGCTGGATATGGTTGGTTTGCCCAAGCTGGAATGGCTGAGCAGTCCCGATAGTTCATTGCTGTCGCTTGTCCTTGTTTCGGTGTGGAAAGGCGTCGGCTACAACGCTCTTATTTTCATCGCCGGTCTGCAAAGCATTCCGAAGGATGTGTATGAAGCCTCCGCTCTGGACGAGGCCAACTGGTGGCGGAAGTTCTACAAAATTACGCTGCCCATGCTTTCGCCGACCCTGTTTTTCTTGATTATCATTAATTTGATCAGCTCGTTCCAGGTGTTTGAGACCATTGCCATCATGACCAACGGGGGGCCGATCAATTCAACCAACACGCTCGTCTTTTACATTTACGAGTACGGATTCCGTTACTTCAAGATCGGTTACGCTTCTGCAGCGGGAGTGATATTGCTCCTTGTCGTTGGTTTGCTGACGCTAGTTTATTTCAAGCTGCTAAGCCGTAAGGTTCACTACCAATAG
- a CDS encoding ABC transporter ATP-binding protein produces MAQIVLKQIEKSFKQDKVIEDLNLTIEDGSFTVLVGPSGCGKSTTLRMIAGLDKQSAGEVWIGDQCVNGVEPGKRNVAMVFQNYALYPMMTVKENIEFGLVNRKVPRPERERLVKEITEVVGLAEYLHKKPQALSGGQRQRVALARAMVKNPAVFLMDEPLSNLDAKLRHQMRTELIQLHKRLGATFVFVTHDQVEAMSMGDRIVIMNKGRIQQADRPMKIYDDPDNVFTARFIGTPPMNVIDREQLLPFLNGQLHDEIGQVGFRPEKTAMMLENRSQPGHVQFPARILTRETLGAEIIYQLDSALGQVSVKSFLKPLESASEVYISVSMQDLYYFDRSGVRARQHERSETRELIVLGGNYS; encoded by the coding sequence ATGGCACAAATTGTGTTGAAGCAGATTGAAAAAAGCTTCAAGCAGGATAAAGTCATCGAAGATCTCAATCTGACCATTGAGGATGGCTCCTTTACGGTATTGGTCGGCCCGTCCGGCTGTGGAAAATCGACGACGCTCCGCATGATCGCAGGACTTGACAAGCAGTCGGCGGGAGAAGTTTGGATCGGAGACCAATGTGTCAATGGAGTGGAGCCGGGCAAGCGCAATGTCGCCATGGTATTTCAAAACTATGCATTATATCCGATGATGACGGTTAAGGAAAACATCGAATTCGGATTAGTGAACCGCAAGGTGCCTCGGCCTGAACGAGAACGTCTCGTCAAAGAGATCACCGAGGTCGTCGGTCTGGCCGAGTATTTGCATAAGAAACCGCAGGCACTGTCCGGCGGTCAGCGTCAGCGGGTGGCCTTGGCTCGGGCCATGGTCAAGAATCCCGCGGTCTTCCTGATGGATGAGCCGTTGTCGAACCTGGATGCCAAGCTTCGCCATCAGATGCGAACGGAACTGATCCAGCTTCACAAACGGCTGGGCGCAACCTTTGTCTTTGTTACGCATGACCAGGTTGAGGCGATGTCGATGGGAGATCGTATCGTGATCATGAATAAAGGGCGCATTCAACAAGCGGATCGTCCAATGAAAATTTACGATGACCCGGATAATGTGTTCACAGCCCGGTTTATCGGCACGCCGCCGATGAATGTGATTGACCGCGAACAACTCCTGCCGTTTCTGAACGGGCAGCTGCATGACGAAATCGGGCAGGTAGGCTTCCGTCCGGAGAAAACGGCAATGATGCTTGAGAACCGGTCGCAGCCCGGACATGTGCAGTTCCCGGCCCGGATTCTGACCCGTGAGACGCTAGGGGCAGAAATCATCTATCAACTGGACTCCGCACTTGGCCAAGTGTCCGTGAAGAGCTTCTTGAAACCTCTGGAGTCAGCCTCCGAGGTGTACATCTCCGTGTCGATGCAGGACCTGTACTATTTTGATCGCAGCGGTGTACGTGCTCGTCAGCATGAGCGGTCCGAAACGAGAGAGCTGATTGTCCTGGGAGGGAACTATTCATGA
- a CDS encoding metallophosphoesterase has protein sequence MRLALLGDFHYSTMSHGTEEMKAARVRAYEHMLNAFLKEEADVHVSIGDLTHEGTDQELRSMFSMLAGSGRNFIHVLGNHDTYSMPKREISMLTGQERYRAMDTPHARLIFLDTTQEMNRTDWGGELDEEQLDWLKDQLADSREKQVLLFGHHPVFDTTARSTLDKLYIRPQEELKGILNSRPEGGIYFCGHNHLNSIVEQGKWHYVQTAACLDVPAYRVIEVHEGGVAITHRLIQDAGLNEDIQSFCYDLPGFGPVANALGEESDLTLSVQLAAAAQ, from the coding sequence ATGCGTCTTGCGTTACTTGGTGATTTTCACTATTCAACCATGAGTCATGGAACCGAAGAAATGAAGGCAGCGAGAGTCCGGGCATACGAGCATATGCTTAACGCTTTTCTGAAGGAGGAGGCGGACGTTCATGTCTCGATTGGCGATTTGACGCATGAAGGAACGGATCAGGAACTCCGTTCGATGTTTTCCATGCTTGCAGGAAGCGGACGGAACTTCATTCATGTGCTGGGAAATCATGATACGTATTCGATGCCAAAACGTGAGATTTCCATGCTAACAGGTCAGGAGCGCTATCGGGCGATGGATACGCCTCACGCCAGATTGATTTTTCTGGACACTACCCAGGAAATGAACCGCACAGATTGGGGAGGAGAGCTGGACGAAGAGCAGCTGGATTGGCTTAAAGACCAGCTTGCCGATTCGCGCGAGAAGCAAGTGCTCCTCTTCGGCCATCATCCGGTGTTTGATACGACTGCGCGCTCGACGCTCGATAAGCTGTACATCCGTCCGCAGGAGGAACTGAAGGGCATATTAAACAGTCGGCCAGAGGGAGGCATCTATTTCTGCGGACATAATCACTTGAACTCCATCGTGGAGCAAGGTAAATGGCATTACGTACAGACCGCAGCTTGTCTAGATGTGCCGGCATATCGCGTTATTGAAGTGCATGAGGGCGGAGTAGCGATAACTCACCGTCTTATACAGGATGCTGGTTTAAACGAAGACATTCAGAGCTTTTGTTATGATCTGCCGGGCTTTGGACCGGTCGCTAATGCATTGGGAGAGGAAAGCGACCTTACTTTATCCGTTCAGCTAGCAGCGGCGGCACAATAA
- a CDS encoding HAD-IIA family hydrolase → MVMESVYAYDAYCFDLDGTIYIDQMRLPGVKSFLSSLRSRGKRLLFLTNTSVHTREDCYKRLLGLGVSCQLDEILTAGYVSGLYFVEHAPDAKVLVVGEEALKEELRAVGINLSEDPYRSTHVLVGMDRQFHYDKLHLAAKAVRHGAVLLATNPDNCCPVQGDIIPDTGAILSSIEAASQQKAAVMIGKPSNYYAEKSLQLLDVDRSSCLMIGDRLETDILFGKLNGMKTALVLTGISSREDIGKADIVPDYIWPSLNECSMEQQNHSKHSTVLEMEKA, encoded by the coding sequence ATGGTTATGGAGAGTGTATATGCGTACGATGCGTACTGCTTCGATTTAGACGGAACGATTTATATTGACCAAATGAGGCTGCCTGGCGTAAAGAGCTTTTTAAGCAGCTTGCGGTCACGCGGCAAACGTCTGCTGTTCCTTACAAATACTTCCGTTCATACGAGGGAGGATTGCTACAAGCGGCTGCTGGGTTTGGGCGTTTCGTGCCAGCTTGATGAAATTTTGACTGCAGGCTACGTATCCGGACTTTATTTTGTAGAGCATGCACCGGATGCCAAGGTGCTGGTTGTAGGGGAGGAGGCGCTAAAGGAAGAACTTCGGGCAGTGGGGATAAACCTTTCCGAGGATCCGTACCGTTCAACGCATGTGTTGGTCGGAATGGATCGGCAATTCCATTACGATAAGCTCCATCTGGCGGCAAAAGCCGTTCGTCATGGAGCGGTTCTGCTCGCAACGAATCCGGACAATTGCTGTCCCGTCCAAGGGGACATTATTCCGGACACCGGAGCTATTCTGAGCTCGATCGAGGCGGCGAGCCAGCAGAAAGCAGCGGTAATGATCGGCAAGCCTTCAAATTATTATGCAGAAAAGTCGCTTCAGCTTCTGGACGTGGATCGCAGCAGCTGCCTCATGATCGGCGATCGGCTGGAGACGGACATTTTGTTTGGAAAGCTGAATGGAATGAAGACTGCCCTCGTGCTTACGGGCATCTCCTCAAGAGAGGATATCGGAAAAGCGGATATCGTTCCGGATTATATATGGCCTTCCTTGAATGAATGCAGCATGGAGCAGCAGAATCATTCAAAGCATTCCACGGTGCTGGAGATGGAGAAAGCTTGA
- a CDS encoding glycerophosphodiester phosphodiesterase family protein yields the protein MIIQAVAHRGYPKKYAENTLSSFLKAVELGFSHLELDVHLSKDGIPVVIHDHTLDRMTNGTGRVVDYTASELQSFRVKQDEHIPTLEEVLRALKGKIQLNIELKQMGDYYPELEKRVLEVIEAFDMLDQVVITSFDFDALERIRQLSRDVRIGLITFGGSKAILDWSLEMGATFLSMHYAFVTEHYIQRCQDLGIQLMAWTINESSVMKQFQEYPSVWICTDELEGFMDVLEMSGSI from the coding sequence ATGATCATTCAAGCAGTTGCTCATCGCGGCTATCCAAAGAAATATGCTGAAAATACGTTGTCTTCCTTTTTAAAGGCGGTAGAGCTTGGCTTCTCGCATCTCGAACTGGATGTTCATCTCAGCAAGGATGGAATTCCAGTCGTCATCCATGACCATACTCTGGACCGCATGACCAATGGAACGGGCAGGGTAGTCGATTATACGGCTTCGGAATTGCAATCTTTCAGAGTGAAACAGGATGAGCATATTCCAACCCTGGAAGAAGTGCTGCGTGCCTTAAAGGGTAAAATTCAACTTAACATTGAGCTGAAGCAGATGGGAGACTACTACCCTGAGCTTGAGAAAAGGGTGCTCGAAGTTATCGAAGCATTCGACATGCTGGATCAGGTCGTCATTACGTCGTTTGATTTTGATGCTCTGGAGAGAATCAGGCAGTTATCTCGCGATGTACGCATCGGTCTCATCACTTTTGGCGGTTCAAAGGCTATTCTTGACTGGTCCTTGGAAATGGGGGCAACGTTTTTGTCCATGCACTACGCCTTTGTGACCGAACACTACATTCAGCGATGTCAAGATCTGGGGATTCAACTGATGGCTTGGACCATCAACGAGTCTTCCGTCATGAAACAATTTCAGGAGTATCCGTCCGTCTGGATCTGTACCGACGAGCTGGAAGGCTTCATGGACGTATTGGAGATGTCCGGCTCAATATGA
- a CDS encoding glycerol-3-phosphate responsive antiterminator, whose protein sequence is MKNYPIIASITVDEQIARALASDVKRVILMTGNITNLGTIVDSLHQSGKQVYVHTEMVSGIGRDASAIQYLADVFKVDGIVTTKSNAVSAAKQAGILSIQRIFAIDSAAIETAVRMIMSYKPNEVELMPGLMPRVIQELKERITQPLIVGGLIRHEEEIQQALKSGADFVSIGHEKFWT, encoded by the coding sequence ATGAAGAATTATCCGATCATCGCCTCCATCACGGTAGACGAACAAATTGCCCGAGCTTTAGCAAGCGATGTAAAACGAGTGATTCTCATGACAGGGAACATTACCAATCTGGGCACAATCGTAGACAGTCTGCATCAAAGCGGGAAACAGGTCTATGTGCATACCGAGATGGTATCGGGGATTGGGCGAGATGCCTCTGCCATTCAATATCTTGCGGATGTGTTTAAAGTGGACGGGATTGTGACGACGAAGAGCAATGCGGTCTCTGCGGCAAAGCAGGCAGGCATATTAAGCATTCAACGCATATTTGCGATCGATTCCGCAGCCATTGAGACGGCCGTGCGGATGATTATGAGCTACAAACCGAATGAGGTTGAACTGATGCCGGGACTGATGCCCCGAGTCATCCAAGAGCTCAAAGAACGTATCACGCAGCCTTTGATCGTGGGCGGCCTCATCCGGCATGAGGAAGAAATACAGCAAGCCTTGAAGAGCGGCGCAGATTTTGTTTCGATCGGGCATGAGAAATTCTGGACTTAA